A window from Streptomyces sp. NBC_00335 encodes these proteins:
- the galK gene encoding galactokinase, translated as MNRNERAASTFTKLYGGSPDGIWAAPGRVNLIGEHTDYNDGFALPIALPHTTLLAARARTDGRLRLHSAQGDGRTIELAVAALAPGAVPGWAAYPAGAVWALAEAGHPVGGADLHFDSTVPTGAGLSSSAALECVVAVAYDELHGLGLPGPELARIAQRAENAFAGVPCGIMDQMASVCCTTGAALHLDARTPELHRQVPFDLPGQGLGLLVIDTRVSHDLGDGAYAALRAGCERAAGLLGLRALRDLPAGDLAAALDDLPVELVPLVRHVVTENGRVAEAVARLRADDAAALGPILTAGHASLRDDYRVSCPETDLAVAAALDAGALGARMTGGGFGGSVIALVEAGREDAVGDHVTAAFGAAGHRLPRLLTVTPAEGAHRLQAGAP; from the coding sequence GTGAACCGGAACGAGCGGGCCGCGAGCACCTTCACGAAGCTCTACGGAGGCTCTCCCGACGGGATCTGGGCGGCGCCCGGCCGGGTCAACCTGATCGGTGAACACACCGACTACAACGACGGGTTCGCCCTCCCCATCGCCCTCCCGCACACCACCCTGCTCGCCGCCCGCGCCCGTACGGACGGGCGACTGCGGCTGCACAGCGCACAGGGCGACGGCCGGACCATCGAACTGGCCGTGGCCGCCCTGGCCCCCGGAGCCGTGCCGGGCTGGGCCGCGTACCCGGCCGGTGCGGTCTGGGCCCTCGCCGAGGCGGGACACCCCGTCGGGGGCGCGGACCTCCACTTCGACAGCACGGTCCCCACCGGCGCGGGCCTCTCCTCCTCCGCCGCGCTGGAGTGCGTGGTCGCCGTCGCCTACGACGAGCTGCACGGCCTCGGGCTGCCCGGGCCCGAACTGGCCCGGATCGCCCAGCGGGCGGAGAACGCCTTCGCCGGCGTGCCCTGCGGGATCATGGACCAGATGGCCTCCGTGTGCTGCACCACCGGGGCCGCCCTCCACCTCGACGCCCGCACCCCGGAGCTGCACCGGCAGGTGCCCTTCGACCTCCCGGGGCAGGGACTCGGACTGCTCGTGATCGACACCCGGGTCTCCCACGACCTGGGCGACGGGGCGTACGCGGCCCTGCGCGCGGGCTGTGAACGGGCGGCCGGGCTGCTCGGCCTGCGCGCCCTGCGGGACCTGCCCGCCGGAGACCTCGCGGCGGCGCTGGACGACCTCCCGGTGGAACTCGTCCCGCTGGTCCGCCACGTGGTGACCGAGAACGGCCGGGTCGCCGAAGCCGTCGCCCGGCTCCGGGCGGACGACGCGGCCGCCCTCGGCCCGATCCTCACCGCCGGTCACGCGTCGCTCCGCGACGACTACCGGGTCTCCTGCCCGGAGACCGACCTCGCCGTGGCGGCCGCGCTGGACGCCGGGGCCCTCGGCGCCCGGATGACGGGAGGCGGCTTCGGCGGCTCCGTCATCGCGCTGGTGGAGGCGGGGCGCGAGGACGCGGTGGGCGACCACGTCACGGCGGCCTTCGGCGCGGCGGGCCACCGGCTCCCGCGGCTCCTCACCGTCACCCCGGCGGAGGGCGCGCACCGCCTGCAGGCGGGGGCTCCGTAG
- a CDS encoding carboxylesterase/lipase family protein, translated as MTDDPSRRKVLKNSGVLAGTALLSGAAGGRAAQAAPRTAEPSPVVELPSGRLRGSTEGGLAAFKGVPYAAPPVGALRWRPAQPHPGWQGTRDATAFGPSAPQPYREGGDQVLGTHGSPPFDEDCLTLNVWTPGADDAKRPVMVWIHGGGFISGSGSMPGYSGETFSRDGDLVVVTLNYRLGPLGYLYFGEDGAGGNFWLTDQLAALRWVRDNIAAFGGDPDDITLAGQSGGALSVAALAGVRPKRRPLFRRAILQSPPLGLKIPTRSESLERTASFLDVLKVRNVTELRAVPWPRLIAATFEMFGRTGRWGYWSTPFLPVLDGVTLDRDPADLLLGGAGADIDVLIGWTREEANFAFALSEPYAASTREQVVARARDTFGNRAEQAYTAYEEARPGARPVDVLMDLITDELFRMPAVALAERRAARGRPVWAYQFNLPTPAHGGQLAAAHCLELPFVFDNFDKWSQAPFLAGLNPRVRDGLASTMHTAWISFIRTGAPHHHPMPQWGRYEQDTRTTMAFDSVTNAVDDLAGYWRRLHHPAGR; from the coding sequence ATGACCGACGATCCATCACGGCGCAAAGTCCTCAAGAACAGCGGGGTGTTGGCGGGCACCGCACTGCTCTCCGGGGCGGCGGGCGGGCGCGCGGCGCAGGCCGCCCCGCGCACGGCCGAGCCCTCACCCGTCGTGGAACTGCCTTCGGGGCGGCTGCGCGGCAGCACCGAAGGGGGCCTCGCCGCGTTCAAGGGCGTGCCCTACGCGGCACCGCCGGTCGGCGCCCTGCGATGGCGGCCGGCCCAGCCCCACCCCGGCTGGCAGGGAACGCGCGACGCGACCGCCTTCGGTCCGAGCGCCCCGCAGCCGTACCGGGAGGGTGGCGACCAGGTGCTCGGCACCCATGGCTCGCCCCCCTTCGACGAGGACTGCCTCACCCTCAACGTCTGGACACCCGGAGCCGACGACGCCAAGCGGCCGGTCATGGTGTGGATCCACGGCGGCGGCTTCATCTCCGGATCCGGATCGATGCCGGGCTACTCCGGCGAAACCTTCTCGCGCGACGGGGACCTCGTCGTCGTGACCCTCAATTACCGCCTCGGTCCGTTGGGTTACCTCTACTTCGGCGAGGACGGCGCCGGGGGGAACTTCTGGCTCACCGACCAGCTCGCCGCGCTGCGCTGGGTACGGGACAACATCGCCGCGTTCGGCGGCGACCCCGACGACATCACCCTCGCCGGCCAGTCCGGCGGCGCGCTGTCGGTCGCGGCGCTGGCCGGTGTCCGGCCCAAGCGCCGCCCCCTGTTCCGGCGCGCCATCCTGCAGAGCCCGCCGCTCGGACTGAAGATCCCCACGCGCAGCGAATCCCTCGAACGCACCGCCTCCTTCCTCGACGTCCTGAAGGTCAGGAACGTGACGGAGCTGCGGGCCGTGCCCTGGCCACGCCTGATCGCCGCCACCTTCGAGATGTTCGGGCGCACCGGACGGTGGGGTTACTGGTCGACCCCGTTCCTGCCGGTGCTCGACGGGGTCACGCTGGACCGCGACCCCGCCGACCTGCTGCTCGGCGGAGCCGGGGCGGACATCGACGTCCTGATCGGCTGGACCAGGGAGGAGGCCAACTTCGCCTTCGCGCTGAGCGAGCCGTACGCCGCCTCGACCAGGGAGCAGGTGGTCGCCCGGGCGCGGGACACCTTCGGAAACCGGGCGGAGCAGGCGTACACGGCGTACGAAGAGGCCCGGCCCGGCGCCCGTCCCGTGGACGTACTGATGGACCTGATCACCGACGAACTGTTCCGCATGCCCGCCGTGGCGCTGGCCGAACGGCGAGCGGCCCGGGGACGTCCGGTCTGGGCCTACCAGTTCAACCTTCCGACGCCCGCGCACGGCGGTCAACTCGCGGCGGCGCACTGCCTGGAGCTGCCGTTCGTGTTCGACAACTTCGACAAGTGGTCGCAGGCTCCCTTCCTGGCGGGGCTGAATCCCAGGGTCCGTGACGGCCTCGCCTCGACGATGCACACGGCCTGGATCTCCTTCATCCGCACCGGCGCCCCCCATCACCACCCCATGCCGCAATGGGGCCGCTACGAACAGGACACCCGCACGACGATGGCCTTCGACTCGGTCACCAACGCCGTGGACGACCTCGCGGGTTACTGGCGGCGCCTGCACCATCCGGCAGGGCGCTGA
- a CDS encoding alkaline phosphatase family protein, which produces MPTQHVLVVGIDGVRLDLLAELDTPHLDEMAGEGFLAPVEIDEATPTMSGPCWATIATGVTVAKHGVWGNRLDGNRLDVFPDFTTRLALECGRRTFAAGGWAPLFLAQQGGPLFTAPSRLAFIAPRADTPEGWEEVDEAVTAEAARVLGSGEDLDASFVYLGAVDETAHFLGCGPEYRRAIETADQRLGRLLKAVRDRPGHPGEQWTVIVVTDHGHRDEGGHGGRSELERTAWVAASGPGLVAGATPPAVRHTDVAAHVYAALGIGLDPHWTLDGAPFTA; this is translated from the coding sequence ATGCCCACTCAACACGTCCTGGTCGTCGGCATCGACGGCGTACGGCTCGACCTGCTGGCCGAGCTGGACACCCCCCACCTCGACGAGATGGCCGGCGAGGGCTTCCTGGCCCCCGTCGAGATCGACGAGGCCACGCCGACGATGTCCGGGCCCTGCTGGGCCACCATCGCCACCGGGGTCACCGTGGCCAAGCACGGGGTCTGGGGCAACCGTCTCGACGGCAACCGGCTCGACGTCTTCCCCGACTTCACCACCCGTCTGGCACTCGAATGCGGCCGGCGGACCTTCGCCGCCGGCGGCTGGGCCCCCCTCTTCCTCGCCCAGCAGGGCGGCCCGCTCTTCACCGCACCCAGCCGGCTCGCCTTCATCGCTCCCCGCGCGGACACGCCGGAGGGCTGGGAAGAGGTCGACGAGGCCGTGACGGCCGAAGCGGCGCGCGTCCTGGGCTCCGGAGAAGACCTCGACGCCTCCTTCGTCTACCTCGGAGCCGTCGACGAGACCGCCCACTTCCTCGGCTGCGGCCCGGAGTACCGCCGGGCGATCGAGACGGCGGACCAGCGCCTGGGCCGGCTGCTCAAGGCGGTCCGCGACCGTCCCGGCCACCCCGGGGAGCAGTGGACGGTCATCGTGGTGACCGACCACGGCCACCGCGACGAAGGGGGCCACGGAGGGCGCAGCGAGCTGGAGCGCACCGCCTGGGTGGCGGCGAGCGGTCCCGGCCTGGTCGCGGGCGCGACCCCGCCGGCGGTCCGGCACACCGATGTCGCCGCCCATGTGTACGCGGCGCTGGGCATCGGCCTGGATCCCCACTGGACCCTGGACGGCGCCCCCTTCACCGCGTGA
- a CDS encoding cytochrome P450: MSTETLLDFPFSARGDQLPHEVEALRDEPVKRVRTIAGDEAWLVSSYELCKQVLEDPRFSLKDTSAPGVPRQYALTIPPEVVNNMGNITGAGLRKAVLKAINPKTDGLTDWMRGHASELVDGLLTHGAPVDLRSQFTNPYAENLHCRILGIPQADAPRLASSLDIAFMNSACPVTGAKLNWDRDMAYMVERLDDPATTGLVSELAALRTDPQYAHLTDEMLATVGVTLFGAGVISTMGFLTMAVFSLLQNPDVWEQLRKSPEKIPGAVDELLRVNLSIADGLPRLALEDLTLGDVEVKKGELLLVLVEAANTDAAVFTDPHVVDIDRENAGTHLSFGGGQHYCPATALGKRHAEIAIEVLLEKMPRLQLAVPVDQLVWRTRFMKRLPERLPVLW; encoded by the coding sequence ATGTCCACTGAGACCCTCCTCGACTTCCCGTTCTCCGCACGTGGTGACCAACTCCCGCACGAGGTAGAGGCGTTGCGTGACGAGCCGGTCAAGCGGGTGCGCACGATCGCCGGTGACGAGGCCTGGCTCGTGTCCTCGTACGAACTGTGCAAGCAGGTCCTCGAAGATCCCCGGTTCAGCCTGAAGGACACCTCCGCGCCCGGCGTGCCCCGCCAGTACGCGCTGACGATCCCGCCCGAGGTCGTCAACAACATGGGCAACATCACCGGCGCAGGCCTGCGCAAGGCCGTGCTGAAGGCGATCAACCCCAAGACCGACGGCCTCACCGACTGGATGCGCGGCCACGCCTCCGAACTCGTCGACGGCCTCCTCACCCACGGGGCGCCGGTCGACCTGCGCAGCCAGTTCACCAACCCGTACGCCGAGAACCTGCATTGCCGCATCCTCGGCATCCCGCAGGCCGACGCCCCGCGCCTGGCGTCCAGCCTCGACATCGCGTTCATGAACTCGGCCTGCCCCGTCACCGGTGCCAAGCTCAACTGGGACCGGGACATGGCTTATATGGTCGAGCGCCTCGACGACCCCGCCACCACCGGGCTCGTCTCCGAGCTTGCGGCCCTGCGCACGGACCCCCAGTACGCGCACCTCACCGACGAGATGCTCGCCACGGTCGGGGTCACCCTGTTCGGCGCCGGGGTCATCTCCACCATGGGCTTCCTGACGATGGCGGTCTTCTCCCTGCTCCAGAACCCGGACGTGTGGGAGCAGTTGCGGAAGTCGCCGGAGAAGATCCCGGGCGCCGTGGACGAACTCCTGCGGGTCAACCTCTCGATCGCCGACGGCCTGCCCCGTCTCGCCCTCGAAGACCTCACCCTCGGGGACGTCGAGGTGAAGAAGGGGGAGCTCCTCCTCGTCCTGGTCGAGGCCGCCAACACCGACGCGGCCGTGTTCACCGACCCCCACGTCGTCGACATCGACCGGGAGAACGCGGGCACCCACCTCTCCTTCGGCGGTGGACAGCACTACTGCCCCGCCACCGCGCTCGGCAAGCGGCACGCCGAGATCGCCATCGAGGTGCTCCTGGAGAAGATGCCCCGCCTCCAGCTCGCCGTGCCGGTCGACCAGCTCGTCTGGCGCACCCGGTTCATGAAGCGGCTCCCGGAGCGGCTCCCCGTCCTCTGGTAG
- a CDS encoding tRNA-dependent cyclodipeptide synthase has translation MTTATEVFTVRPFTPHCQVIHTEGDHAVIGISPGNSYFSAQRVLDLAQWGLRNFAQVDIIYTDLHVAEMYEALGYDADEARRKAVKNLRGVRAKVNNAAAEADPSGERLRARPMSALTDIPAYRRLHSHLYNLLDSDPEFRSTCNSLVDSFLSSKVLGGKTATTRQREVCLEYVCAEAPLFLDTPAILGVPSSLNCYHQLLPMAELLYSRGSGLRASRNQGHAVITPAEGSTDVH, from the coding sequence TTGACGACAGCGACCGAAGTCTTCACAGTCAGGCCGTTCACCCCGCACTGCCAGGTGATCCACACCGAAGGCGATCATGCCGTGATCGGCATCTCGCCCGGGAACAGCTACTTCTCCGCCCAGCGTGTCCTCGACCTCGCCCAGTGGGGCCTGCGCAACTTCGCGCAGGTGGACATCATCTACACCGACCTGCACGTGGCCGAGATGTACGAGGCCCTCGGCTACGACGCCGACGAAGCCCGGCGCAAGGCGGTCAAGAACCTGCGCGGCGTCCGCGCCAAGGTCAACAACGCGGCGGCCGAGGCCGACCCCAGCGGCGAGCGCCTGCGCGCCCGCCCCATGTCGGCCCTCACCGACATCCCCGCCTACCGCAGGCTCCACAGCCACCTGTACAACCTGCTCGACAGCGACCCGGAATTCCGCAGCACCTGCAATTCCCTGGTCGACTCGTTCCTCTCCTCCAAGGTGCTGGGCGGCAAGACCGCCACCACCCGGCAGCGCGAGGTCTGCCTGGAGTACGTCTGCGCCGAAGCGCCGCTCTTCCTCGACACCCCGGCCATTCTCGGGGTGCCGTCCTCCCTGAACTGCTACCACCAGCTCCTGCCGATGGCGGAACTGCTCTACTCGCGCGGCTCCGGTCTGCGCGCCTCCCGCAACCAGGGCCACGCCGTCATCACCCCCGCCGAAGGATCAACCGATGTCCACTGA